A window from Campylobacter concisus encodes these proteins:
- a CDS encoding TonB-dependent receptor domain-containing protein, whose translation MGKTKFIAICLSVCVANSLFGAEHKDNNETRLDGVVVSASGFSQQIKEAPASISVISGDELTKDSFTSLHSIAQKVPGVNVVGGEDGAASGISIRGMEKSQTLVLIDGKRVNSSSANPKGGAGDMNSNFIPPAEAIERIEVIRGPMSSLYGSDAVGGVINIITKKDFSKFSGNVGISTTINTHKGIGNGRQGDFYLNLPLYKDLFALQLWGYKKLRDEDNYKGGYQKSDKRNLSAKLWITPDEHNKFFILGSNEKHDYSRTVGKTATIKTNKVLNAYDYEKKSYGVGYLGEFDNLNADISYIYDQTQRTSLFDKFIPAKAKNHNFNSKFTTFLGAHALTFGYDFSKQNVGTTFIVSNASKNGLESPKSYSMSEHAGFIEDEWQILEEKLFLTLGSRLTHNEFFGNHLSPRAYLVYNATDTLSLKGGVATGYKTPNVNQISPEVGTIQNAWKIVDFGNKDLKPEKSITYEVGAYYDNQADFRGSVMFFKNEFKDKILDTDGSNVNKIPAFGTCPNAPHITCPGWGTYFNIEGATVWGVELSGDYDILSNLNLSSNYTYNKSKIKTGNPTINTPRGPMKFSETNLGRLDAKSLTATPEHAFHATLAYKPIKSVKTFFTTNYESKLTSVKFGPGNKVSENNKNLLTFDTGVSWDANKHLTLSLNAYNIFDKVRYDEALADDGNYYWYPQEGRRFWFKVAAKW comes from the coding sequence ATGGGAAAAACAAAATTTATTGCCATTTGCCTTAGTGTTTGTGTGGCAAATTCACTCTTTGGAGCAGAGCATAAAGACAATAACGAAACAAGACTTGATGGTGTTGTAGTAAGTGCAAGTGGCTTTTCGCAGCAGATCAAAGAAGCACCCGCGAGCATAAGCGTGATAAGTGGCGATGAGCTTACAAAAGATAGCTTTACTTCACTCCACTCTATCGCCCAAAAAGTACCAGGTGTAAATGTTGTTGGCGGCGAAGACGGGGCAGCTAGCGGTATCTCGATACGTGGTATGGAGAAGTCTCAAACGCTAGTTTTAATTGATGGTAAAAGAGTAAATTCAAGCAGCGCAAATCCAAAGGGCGGAGCAGGGGATATGAACTCAAATTTCATCCCACCAGCTGAAGCGATCGAGCGTATAGAGGTCATCCGTGGTCCTATGAGCTCGCTTTATGGTAGCGACGCAGTTGGAGGCGTTATAAATATCATTACCAAAAAGGACTTTTCAAAATTTAGCGGCAATGTCGGCATCTCAACCACTATAAACACGCATAAAGGCATAGGTAATGGCAGACAGGGTGATTTTTATCTAAATTTACCTCTTTATAAAGACCTTTTTGCGCTTCAGCTTTGGGGATATAAAAAGCTAAGGGACGAGGATAATTACAAAGGCGGTTATCAAAAGAGCGATAAGAGAAATTTAAGCGCAAAGCTTTGGATCACTCCAGATGAACACAATAAATTTTTCATCCTTGGCTCAAATGAAAAGCACGACTACTCGCGCACCGTTGGCAAAACAGCCACTATAAAGACAAATAAGGTTTTAAACGCTTATGACTACGAAAAAAAGAGCTATGGTGTGGGCTATCTTGGCGAATTTGATAACCTAAATGCCGATATCAGCTACATTTATGACCAGACACAAAGAACGAGCCTTTTTGACAAATTTATACCTGCAAAAGCCAAAAATCACAACTTTAACTCAAAATTTACAACCTTTCTTGGTGCTCACGCACTAACTTTTGGCTATGACTTTAGCAAGCAAAATGTTGGCACGACCTTCATCGTCTCAAACGCCTCAAAAAATGGCCTCGAAAGTCCAAAAAGCTACTCGATGAGTGAGCATGCTGGATTTATCGAAGATGAGTGGCAAATTTTAGAAGAGAAGCTATTTTTAACGCTTGGCTCAAGGCTTACGCACAACGAATTCTTTGGCAACCACCTCTCGCCAAGAGCCTACCTAGTCTATAACGCTACAGATACGCTAAGTCTCAAAGGTGGCGTAGCGACTGGCTATAAAACGCCAAATGTCAATCAAATCTCCCCGGAAGTAGGCACTATTCAAAATGCTTGGAAAATAGTTGATTTTGGAAACAAAGATCTAAAGCCAGAAAAAAGTATAACTTACGAAGTTGGTGCATATTATGACAATCAGGCTGATTTTAGAGGCTCGGTAATGTTTTTTAAAAATGAATTTAAAGACAAGATCCTAGATACTGATGGCAGCAACGTCAATAAAATTCCTGCCTTTGGCACTTGCCCAAATGCACCACATATTACTTGCCCTGGCTGGGGAACTTACTTTAACATAGAAGGTGCAACTGTTTGGGGAGTGGAGTTAAGCGGAGACTACGACATCCTTTCAAACTTAAATTTAAGCTCAAACTACACCTATAACAAATCAAAGATAAAAACTGGCAACCCAACTATAAATACGCCAAGAGGCCCTATGAAATTTAGTGAGACAAATCTTGGTAGACTTGATGCAAAAAGCCTAACAGCAACCCCAGAGCATGCATTTCATGCAACACTTGCTTATAAACCAATTAAGAGTGTAAAAACATTCTTCACCACAAACTATGAGAGCAAGCTTACTAGTGTGAAATTTGGCCCTGGCAATAAAGTGAGTGAAAATAATAAAAATTTACTCACATTTGATACAGGCGTAAGCTGGGATGCAAACAAGCATCTAACGCTTAGCCTAAATGCTTACAACATCTTTGATAAAGTAAGATACGATGAGGCGCTAGCAGACGACGGCAATTACTACTGGTATCCGCAAGAAGGCAGGAGATTTTGGTTTAAGGTCGCTGCAAAATGGTAA
- a CDS encoding argininosuccinate synthase, which produces MKKNVKKVVLAYSGGLDTSIILKWLQDEYNCEVVTFTADIGQGEELEPARKKALALGVKPENIFIEDLREEFVRDYVFPMFRANAVYEGEYLLGTSIARPLIAKRQSEIARLVGADGVSHGATGKGNDQVRFELGYYALGDNLTIIAPWREWDLNSREKLLAYAEKNGIDITKKPGKSPYSMDANLLHISYEGLVLEDPSHAPEDDMWRWTVSPKDAPDKSEIIEIGYEKGDPVSINGKKMSPAEILTELNRLGAKHGIGRLDIVENRSVGMKSRGCYETPGGTIMLKAHRAIESITLDRGAAHLKDEIMPKYAELIYNGYWWSPERNMLQALIDKSQEHVNGSVKVELYKGNVTILGRNSKDDNLFSEAYCTFEEDSVYDQKDAAGFIKLNALRFIIARKNGRKFD; this is translated from the coding sequence ATGAAAAAAAACGTAAAAAAAGTGGTTTTGGCATACTCTGGCGGACTTGATACAAGCATTATTTTAAAATGGCTTCAAGATGAATACAACTGCGAAGTAGTCACATTTACGGCTGACATCGGACAAGGCGAAGAGCTAGAGCCTGCACGCAAAAAAGCCCTAGCGCTTGGCGTGAAGCCTGAAAACATTTTTATTGAAGATTTAAGAGAAGAATTTGTACGCGATTATGTATTTCCAATGTTTAGAGCAAATGCAGTTTACGAGGGTGAGTATCTGCTTGGTACATCGATCGCTCGCCCACTTATAGCAAAACGCCAAAGTGAGATCGCAAGACTTGTTGGTGCTGATGGCGTAAGCCATGGAGCAACAGGCAAAGGCAACGACCAAGTTCGCTTTGAGCTTGGATACTACGCACTTGGCGATAATCTAACTATCATCGCTCCATGGCGCGAGTGGGATCTAAATAGCCGTGAAAAACTTTTGGCATACGCTGAGAAAAACGGCATAGATATCACCAAAAAACCAGGCAAAAGCCCATACTCAATGGATGCAAATTTACTTCACATAAGCTATGAAGGTCTAGTACTTGAAGACCCAAGTCACGCACCAGAAGATGATATGTGGAGATGGACGGTAAGCCCAAAAGATGCTCCAGATAAGAGCGAGATCATCGAGATTGGCTATGAAAAAGGCGATCCAGTTAGTATAAATGGTAAAAAAATGAGCCCAGCTGAAATTTTAACCGAGCTAAACCGCCTTGGCGCAAAACACGGTATAGGCAGACTTGACATCGTAGAAAACCGCTCTGTTGGTATGAAGAGTCGCGGATGCTACGAAACTCCTGGTGGCACGATAATGCTAAAAGCTCACAGAGCAATAGAGAGCATCACGCTTGACCGCGGCGCAGCTCACTTAAAAGATGAGATCATGCCAAAATACGCCGAGCTAATTTACAACGGCTACTGGTGGTCACCTGAGCGAAATATGCTCCAAGCTCTCATTGATAAGAGCCAAGAGCATGTAAATGGCTCTGTAAAAGTTGAGCTTTATAAAGGCAACGTGACTATCCTTGGCAGAAACAGCAAAGATGATAATCTATTTAGCGAGGCATACTGCACATTTGAAGAAGATAGCGTTTATGATCAAAAAGATGCAGCTGGATTTATCAAACTAAACGCGCTTCGCTTCATCATCGCACGCAAAAATGGGCGAAAATTTGACTAA
- the rplI gene encoding 50S ribosomal protein L9: MKVLLIKDVKGLGKAGEIKEVKDGYGNNFLIGKGFAKAATPDVLRQYEAAQKRKAEELKYEIANLEKLKEELEKVTVVIKKTLGANGSLFGSVSKEEIAAELEKTHHLVVEKKAIDMDTHLKAVGLYDVHVKLKHSINASLKVDVQGE; the protein is encoded by the coding sequence ATGAAAGTATTATTAATAAAAGATGTAAAAGGACTTGGCAAAGCTGGCGAGATAAAAGAGGTAAAAGACGGCTATGGCAACAACTTCTTAATTGGCAAAGGCTTTGCAAAAGCAGCTACTCCAGACGTTCTTCGCCAATATGAAGCAGCCCAAAAAAGAAAGGCTGAAGAGCTAAAATACGAGATCGCAAATTTAGAAAAACTTAAAGAAGAGCTTGAAAAAGTGACAGTTGTCATCAAGAAAACTCTTGGTGCAAATGGCTCACTTTTTGGCTCAGTTTCAAAAGAAGAGATCGCAGCAGAGCTTGAAAAAACGCATCATTTAGTTGTCGAGAAAAAAGCGATTGACATGGACACTCACCTAAAAGCAGTCGGCCTTTATGACGTTCATGTAAAGCTTAAACACTCGATAAATGCGAGCTTGAAGGTTGATGTGCAAGGAGAGTAG
- the hslV gene encoding ATP-dependent protease subunit HslV has product MFHATTILAYKGKNKAVIGGDGQVSFGNTVLKGNAVKIRKIHNGKVLAGFAGSTADAFNLFDMFEKNLEHTKGDLLKAVIEFSKEWRKDKYLRKLEAMMLVLDRDKIFLLSGTGDVVEPEDGKIAAIGSGGNYALSAARALDKFADIDEEELVKESLKIAGEICIYTNTNIKTYVLE; this is encoded by the coding sequence ATGTTTCATGCGACAACCATCTTAGCCTACAAAGGCAAAAATAAAGCGGTTATCGGCGGCGACGGACAGGTGAGCTTTGGCAACACCGTCTTAAAAGGAAATGCCGTAAAAATTCGTAAAATTCATAACGGTAAAGTCCTAGCTGGCTTTGCTGGCAGCACTGCTGATGCGTTTAATCTTTTTGATATGTTTGAGAAAAATTTAGAGCACACAAAGGGTGATTTGCTAAAGGCGGTGATAGAATTTAGCAAAGAGTGGCGCAAAGACAAGTATCTAAGAAAGCTTGAAGCGATGATGCTTGTGCTTGATAGGGATAAAATTTTCTTACTTAGTGGTACCGGGGATGTTGTAGAGCCAGAAGATGGTAAGATAGCAGCTATCGGAAGTGGTGGCAACTACGCACTTTCAGCGGCCCGTGCTTTAGATAAATTTGCCGATATCGACGAAGAGGAGCTAGTCAAAGAGAGCCTTAAGATTGCCGGCGAAATTTGCATCTATACAAATACAAACATCAAAACTTATGTTTTAGAATAA